The proteins below are encoded in one region of Bacteroidales bacterium:
- a CDS encoding energy transducer TonB yields the protein METKKTNRANLEKKRSLFFQIGLLTALGFIFVAFEWQAAPRISDITWDIASRIDIDDIDMIRTKTPEVPPPAPALPSHNLAIVDNTVELDNSTLIIDVEPVGNILPEDLFTSSKLDEEPEPDFFIIVEDPPLFNGKPAEIGFREYIKDHLDYPAVAIENGIFGTVFVEFIVDAKGNVTDAKVMRGADPVLDKEALRLIMASPQWTPGKQREKPVKVKYTFPIVFRLR from the coding sequence ATGGAAACCAAGAAAACTAATCGAGCGAACCTAGAGAAAAAACGCAGCTTGTTTTTTCAGATAGGATTATTGACGGCCTTAGGATTTATCTTTGTGGCATTTGAGTGGCAGGCAGCTCCCCGTATTTCTGATATTACGTGGGATATTGCTTCAAGAATCGATATTGATGATATCGACATGATCAGGACGAAAACACCGGAAGTACCACCTCCAGCACCGGCTCTTCCCAGTCATAACCTGGCTATCGTCGATAACACAGTTGAGTTGGATAATAGTACTTTAATCATTGACGTCGAACCGGTAGGAAATATTTTACCAGAAGATCTTTTTACAAGCAGCAAGCTCGATGAAGAACCTGAGCCTGATTTTTTTATTATTGTAGAAGATCCCCCACTATTCAACGGTAAACCGGCTGAAATCGGTTTCCGGGAATACATCAAAGACCATTTGGACTATCCGGCCGTTGCCATTGAAAATGGTATTTTTGGAACAGTATTTGTAGAATTTATAGTAGACGCAAAGGGGAATGTTACGGATGCCAAAGTGATGCGTGGGGCGGATCCGGTATTAGATAAAGAAGCATTACGTTTGATTATGGCTTCGCCTCAATGGACTCCCGGAAAACAACGGGAAAAGCCGGTGAAGGTAAAATATACATTTCCGATAGTTTTTAGATTGCGGTAA